The Streptomyces sp. Alt3 genome has a segment encoding these proteins:
- a CDS encoding YwqJ-related putative deaminase, whose translation MYSAQTVTSGDPRLSWSTTEPSRAPHLQHRRDGILPAVAAALSVRGETLTCTAGKGDQPPVLHPLVQDFLDTLTSNQRERFTGRCPEAILLSRQLTAADDSRSKRAQRKPLTNGEARRALKHARLTARRIREDGDPLHGSYAPPCRSCTVMLAHFGVRPVDLTTSAAATAEKG comes from the coding sequence ATGTACTCAGCACAAACAGTCACATCCGGAGACCCGCGTCTCAGTTGGAGCACCACCGAGCCCAGCCGAGCACCCCACCTCCAGCACCGCCGCGACGGCATCCTGCCCGCGGTGGCCGCAGCCCTGTCCGTACGCGGGGAGACACTCACCTGCACCGCGGGCAAGGGCGATCAGCCACCCGTCCTCCACCCACTCGTACAGGACTTCCTCGACACCCTCACCAGCAACCAGCGCGAACGCTTCACCGGACGCTGCCCCGAAGCCATACTCCTGTCACGCCAGCTCACCGCCGCCGACGACAGCCGCTCCAAACGGGCCCAGCGCAAGCCCCTCACCAACGGCGAAGCCCGCCGCGCACTCAAACACGCCCGCCTCACCGCCCGGCGCATCCGCGAGGACGGCGACCCCCTCCACGGCAGCTACGCACCCCCCTGCCGCTCCTGCACGGTGATGCTCGCCCACTTCGGCGTACGCCCCGTCGACCTCACCACGAGTGCGGCGGCCACCGCCGAGAAGGGCTGA
- a CDS encoding sensor histidine kinase: MTATGADREAAGPTTRGYWWWERRRSVALDVGLALVSALECALEGVQFAGDTGLPVPLAVLFGLFAGSVLVLRRRWPIAVVLVSIATTPAEMGFLMGIVGLYTLAASEVPRRITVVLTGMTLVGTFIVSYVRLRQSVDADADFGPGVWYVPVVSLFMSLGLTAPSVLFGLYIGARRRLMESLRERADSLERELSLLADRAEERAEWARTEERTRIAREMHDVVAHRVSLMVVHAAALQAVAPKDPAKAVRNAALVGDMGRQALTELREMLGVLRSSDASVAPEAGRVPLASVGRVAAMAAAVVVEDGPRLREVDALVAQSREAGMTVELSVEGELRPYAPEVEQTAYRVVQEALTNVHKHAAGAKTWVRLAHRGAEVAMQVENGPTDGVTADAGLPSGGNGLVGMRERVLGLGGVFVSGPTDAGGFRVSAVLPDAREA; encoded by the coding sequence ATGACCGCAACGGGGGCAGACCGGGAAGCGGCGGGTCCGACCACCCGCGGCTACTGGTGGTGGGAGCGGCGGCGCAGTGTCGCCCTGGACGTGGGGCTGGCGCTGGTTTCGGCGCTGGAGTGTGCGCTCGAGGGGGTGCAGTTCGCCGGGGACACCGGGCTTCCGGTGCCGCTGGCCGTTCTCTTCGGGCTGTTCGCGGGGTCCGTGCTGGTGCTGCGCAGGCGCTGGCCGATCGCGGTGGTGCTGGTGTCGATAGCGACGACGCCGGCCGAGATGGGCTTCCTGATGGGGATCGTCGGGCTGTACACCCTGGCGGCTTCGGAGGTGCCGCGCAGGATCACGGTGGTCCTGACGGGGATGACGCTCGTCGGCACGTTCATCGTGTCGTACGTGCGGCTGCGGCAGAGCGTGGACGCCGACGCGGACTTCGGGCCGGGCGTCTGGTACGTCCCGGTGGTGTCCCTCTTCATGTCGCTGGGGCTGACGGCGCCCTCGGTGCTGTTCGGTCTGTACATCGGGGCCCGGCGCAGGCTGATGGAGAGCCTGCGGGAGCGTGCGGACTCGCTGGAGCGGGAGCTGTCGCTGCTGGCGGACCGTGCGGAGGAGCGGGCCGAGTGGGCGCGTACGGAGGAGCGGACCCGGATCGCCCGGGAGATGCATGACGTGGTGGCGCACCGGGTGAGTCTGATGGTGGTGCACGCGGCGGCGTTGCAGGCGGTGGCTCCGAAGGATCCGGCGAAGGCGGTGCGTAATGCCGCGCTGGTCGGGGACATGGGGCGGCAGGCGTTGACGGAGCTGCGGGAGATGCTCGGGGTGTTGCGGAGCTCGGACGCGTCGGTGGCTCCGGAGGCGGGGCGGGTGCCGTTGGCCTCGGTGGGGCGGGTGGCCGCGATGGCTGCCGCGGTGGTGGTGGAGGACGGTCCGCGGCTGCGCGAGGTGGACGCGCTGGTGGCGCAGTCGCGCGAGGCGGGGATGACGGTCGAGCTGTCCGTGGAGGGGGAGCTGCGTCCGTACGCGCCGGAGGTGGAGCAGACGGCGTACCGGGTGGTGCAGGAGGCGTTGACGAACGTGCACAAGCACGCCGCGGGTGCGAAGACGTGGGTGCGGCTCGCGCATCGGGGTGCCGAGGTGGCGATGCAGGTGGAGAACGGCCCCACGGACGGTGTGACGGCGGATGCGGGGCTGCCCAGTGGTGGCAACGGTCTGGTGGGGATGCGGGAGCGGGTGCTGGGGCTCGGGGGCGTGTTCGTGTCGGGGCCGACGGATGCGGGGGGATTCCGGGTGTCGGCGGTGCTGCCGGACGCGCGGGAGGCGTGA
- a CDS encoding 50S ribosomal protein L25/general stress protein Ctc: MAEIKLDATVRTEFGKGAARRTRRANLVPGVVYGHGAEPVHINLPGHELQLALRTANVLIGLEIDGKDALVIPKAVQRNAIKGNIEHVDLLTVKRGEKVNVEIAVHAEGDLAPGANLLEYVQNTLLVEAEATHIPESVTVSVAGLDAGDSIAAKDIELPKGAVLAGDEDAIVLQVVAAQAEEAPAEGAEAAGAEA, encoded by the coding sequence ATGGCTGAGATCAAGCTCGACGCAACGGTCCGTACGGAGTTCGGCAAGGGCGCTGCCCGTCGCACCCGTCGCGCCAACCTGGTTCCCGGAGTCGTCTACGGCCACGGTGCCGAGCCGGTCCACATCAACCTGCCGGGTCACGAGCTGCAGCTCGCCCTGCGTACCGCCAACGTCCTGATCGGTCTCGAGATCGACGGCAAGGACGCCCTGGTGATCCCCAAGGCCGTGCAGCGCAACGCCATCAAGGGCAACATCGAGCACGTCGACCTGCTGACCGTGAAGCGCGGCGAGAAGGTCAACGTCGAGATCGCGGTGCACGCCGAGGGCGACCTGGCGCCGGGCGCCAACCTGCTGGAGTACGTGCAGAACACCCTGCTCGTCGAGGCCGAGGCCACCCACATCCCCGAGTCGGTCACGGTCTCCGTCGCCGGTCTGGACGCGGGTGACTCGATCGCCGCGAAGGACATCGAGCTGCCCAAGGGTGCCGTGCTCGCCGGTGACGAGGACGCCATCGTGCTGCAGGTCGTCGCCGCGCAGGCCGAGGAGGCGCCTGCCGAGGGCGCCGAGGCCGCAGGCGCCGAGGCCTGA
- a CDS encoding SUKH-4 family immunity protein — MVTFAQAQERADEWVNGDVPAYQHREVRVREFELGFVVWAEDRAEGPVSDGGRQRLVIARDSGEATLWPGLPVGEVIRRYEEDYGASGEAQPAPEAPQRIDLNQTSFLLTPPEWLQEAADKLGIPDRRADADADASSAPGPAAPEPPAPSVPAPARDGSGARWPAAGGQADHEPTANDGVPAGATPWAGTDTNGGSDEGAVPLPATVFAPPLSGSDDDGVPPPVVPAEAPTALMSGGSQLPPTAVVPGLDPHAPPPGSPVPGPAAPASPAPGAPGAPGAGARDIADAATSKATVPPRGARGVGSTTPPPPGAPGVPGVPPGATPPPSGPGAPGAPAGGYVPTQLVSQLGPPGAQPSGATPPPAPPGPPGPPGATPPPGGGMHHAATMFADASIGGPNAPRPPGPPGPPAPPGPPGAPGAGVTPPPPGSTPPPGPPGPPGPPPGATPPPGGGVHHAATMLAGPGQVGPGAPQPPGPPGAPGMPGQGPHTPPPPGAYGYPQQPAGQPTVGPGYQAVLRFRAADGSEQQLIRRSAPGTPHPEWQMLHELRAMGVPPQQVIELHTELESCELPGGYCARMIRETWPQVRITSVAPYGTDHASRQQGMQHLLTHQGELHQVADGPARPAPVRAPLPQMPPAGVVPPEALAEELHGAFGPGVLRFDQRAVSRQGVPEVVARTLMWAGLPADFGPFFWAQPGHPVVPTLAELAAQRQVQPASDAGSYLVMGSDFGRAICVQYGTANIVAVPVEAGPGGQPVPPQFVNTGLPEFVRSMALLGRMWRLRFGLNPEQAGRWTVDFQAQLVAIDPAALASPEGWWSVLLEQMWDGLL; from the coding sequence GTGGTGACGTTCGCGCAGGCGCAGGAGCGGGCGGATGAGTGGGTCAACGGTGACGTGCCCGCGTATCAGCACCGTGAGGTCCGGGTCCGTGAGTTCGAGCTGGGTTTCGTGGTGTGGGCCGAGGACCGCGCGGAGGGCCCTGTCTCGGACGGGGGCCGTCAGCGGTTGGTGATCGCCCGGGACAGTGGTGAGGCCACGTTGTGGCCCGGGCTGCCGGTGGGCGAGGTGATACGGCGGTACGAGGAGGACTACGGGGCGTCGGGGGAGGCGCAGCCGGCTCCGGAGGCGCCGCAGCGTATCGATCTGAATCAGACGTCGTTCCTGCTGACTCCGCCGGAGTGGCTGCAGGAGGCGGCGGACAAGCTGGGGATTCCGGACCGGCGTGCGGATGCCGATGCCGATGCGTCTTCTGCTCCGGGGCCCGCTGCTCCCGAGCCTCCTGCTCCGTCCGTTCCCGCGCCGGCGCGGGACGGTTCGGGTGCGCGGTGGCCGGCTGCCGGTGGGCAGGCGGATCACGAGCCGACGGCGAACGACGGGGTGCCGGCCGGGGCGACGCCCTGGGCGGGTACGGACACGAACGGGGGGTCGGACGAGGGGGCGGTGCCGCTGCCCGCGACGGTGTTCGCGCCGCCGTTGTCCGGGTCGGACGACGACGGGGTTCCGCCGCCGGTCGTCCCCGCGGAGGCGCCCACGGCGCTGATGTCGGGTGGCAGCCAGTTGCCGCCGACGGCGGTCGTTCCCGGGCTGGATCCGCATGCGCCGCCTCCGGGGTCTCCTGTTCCGGGCCCTGCGGCTCCTGCCTCACCTGCTCCCGGTGCTCCCGGCGCTCCTGGTGCCGGTGCGCGGGACATCGCGGACGCCGCGACGAGCAAGGCCACGGTGCCGCCGCGTGGTGCCCGTGGGGTGGGGTCGACGACTCCGCCGCCGCCCGGTGCGCCCGGTGTTCCCGGGGTGCCTCCGGGGGCGACTCCGCCGCCGTCGGGGCCGGGCGCGCCCGGTGCGCCCGCGGGTGGTTACGTGCCGACGCAGCTCGTCTCGCAGCTCGGCCCTCCGGGGGCGCAGCCCTCCGGTGCGACGCCGCCGCCTGCTCCTCCCGGTCCTCCCGGACCGCCCGGTGCGACGCCGCCTCCGGGGGGCGGGATGCACCATGCCGCGACGATGTTCGCCGACGCGAGTATCGGCGGGCCGAACGCGCCGCGTCCTCCGGGGCCGCCCGGTCCGCCCGCTCCTCCCGGGCCTCCGGGTGCTCCCGGCGCGGGTGTGACGCCGCCGCCTCCGGGGTCCACGCCTCCGCCCGGTCCTCCCGGCCCTCCCGGTCCTCCTCCGGGTGCGACGCCGCCTCCGGGCGGCGGGGTGCACCATGCCGCGACGATGCTGGCGGGTCCGGGCCAGGTCGGTCCGGGGGCGCCCCAGCCTCCGGGTCCTCCCGGTGCGCCCGGGATGCCGGGGCAGGGTCCGCACACTCCGCCGCCTCCGGGTGCGTACGGCTATCCGCAGCAGCCGGCGGGGCAGCCGACGGTCGGTCCGGGCTATCAGGCCGTGCTGCGCTTCCGTGCGGCGGACGGCAGTGAGCAGCAGTTGATCCGGCGTTCGGCGCCGGGTACCCCGCATCCGGAGTGGCAGATGCTGCACGAGCTGCGCGCGATGGGCGTGCCGCCGCAGCAGGTCATCGAGCTGCACACGGAGCTGGAGTCGTGTGAGCTGCCCGGTGGTTACTGTGCGCGGATGATCAGGGAGACCTGGCCGCAGGTCCGGATCACGAGTGTGGCGCCGTACGGTACGGATCATGCGAGCCGGCAGCAGGGGATGCAGCATCTCCTGACGCATCAGGGCGAGTTGCACCAGGTGGCGGACGGCCCGGCGCGGCCTGCTCCGGTGCGGGCTCCGTTGCCGCAGATGCCGCCGGCCGGGGTGGTGCCTCCGGAGGCACTGGCGGAGGAGCTGCACGGGGCGTTCGGTCCCGGTGTGCTGCGCTTCGATCAGCGTGCGGTGTCCCGTCAGGGTGTGCCGGAGGTGGTGGCGCGGACGCTGATGTGGGCGGGGCTGCCCGCCGATTTCGGGCCGTTCTTCTGGGCGCAGCCGGGGCATCCGGTGGTGCCGACGCTGGCGGAGCTGGCGGCGCAGCGTCAGGTGCAGCCGGCGTCGGACGCGGGTTCGTATCTGGTGATGGGTTCGGACTTCGGCCGGGCGATCTGTGTGCAGTACGGGACGGCGAACATCGTGGCCGTTCCGGTGGAGGCGGGTCCGGGTGGTCAGCCGGTGCCGCCGCAGTTCGTGAACACGGGGCTGCCGGAGTTCGTGCGGTCGATGGCGTTGCTGGGCCGGATGTGGCGGCTGCGGTTCGGGCTGAATCCGGAGCAGGCGGGCCGTTGGACGGTCGATTTCCAGGCGCAGCTGGTGGCGATCGATCCGGCGGCGCTGGCGTCGCCGGAGGGCTGGTGGTCGGTGTTGCTGGAGCAGATGTGGGACGGGCTGCTGTGA
- the glmU gene encoding bifunctional UDP-N-acetylglucosamine diphosphorylase/glucosamine-1-phosphate N-acetyltransferase GlmU, with protein MAAVVVLAAGEGTRMKSKTPKVLHEISGRSLVGHVVAASRELDPQHLVVVVGHAAEQVTAHLSAGETPVRTAFQAEQNGTGHAVRMGLEELGGTVEGTVVVVCGDTPLLSGETLSALAATHTADANAVTVLTAEVPDSTGYGRIVRDAATGAVTEIVEHKDATDAQRAIREINSGVFAFDGRLLSDALGKVRTDNSQGEEYLTDVLSILREAGHRVGASVADDHREILGINNRLQLAEARRLLNERLLERAMLAGVTVVDPASTLIDATVTYERDAIVHPGTQLLGATHLAEDAEVGPNSRLKDTVVHAGARVDNTVSDGAEVGPGATVGPFAYLRPGTRMGARSKAGTYVEMKNATIGEGTKVPHLSYVGDATIGDHTNIGAASVFVNYDGVAKHHTTIGSHCRTGSDNMFVAPVTVGDGVYTAAGSVITKDVPSGSLAVARGQQRNIEGWVARKRPGSAAAQAAQAATSEPDGES; from the coding sequence CTGGCCGCCGTCGTCGTCCTCGCAGCGGGTGAGGGCACCCGCATGAAGTCGAAGACACCCAAGGTCCTGCACGAGATCTCCGGGCGCTCGCTCGTCGGGCACGTCGTCGCCGCCTCCCGTGAGCTCGACCCTCAGCACCTCGTCGTGGTCGTCGGCCACGCCGCCGAGCAGGTCACCGCGCACCTCTCCGCCGGCGAGACCCCCGTGCGCACCGCCTTCCAGGCCGAGCAGAACGGCACCGGTCACGCGGTCCGCATGGGCCTGGAGGAGCTCGGCGGCACCGTGGAGGGCACCGTCGTCGTGGTGTGCGGCGACACCCCGCTGCTCTCCGGCGAGACCCTCTCCGCGCTCGCCGCGACCCACACCGCGGACGCCAACGCCGTCACCGTGCTGACCGCCGAGGTCCCGGACTCGACCGGCTACGGCCGGATCGTCCGGGACGCGGCCACCGGGGCGGTCACCGAAATCGTCGAGCACAAGGACGCCACCGACGCGCAGCGCGCGATCCGGGAGATCAACTCCGGCGTCTTCGCCTTCGACGGCCGCCTGCTGAGTGACGCCCTGGGCAAGGTGCGCACGGACAACAGCCAGGGCGAGGAGTACCTCACCGACGTCCTGTCGATCCTGCGTGAGGCCGGGCACCGCGTGGGGGCGTCGGTGGCCGACGACCACCGCGAGATCCTCGGCATCAACAACCGCCTCCAGTTGGCCGAGGCCAGGCGGCTGCTCAACGAGCGTCTCCTGGAACGCGCGATGCTGGCGGGCGTGACGGTGGTGGACCCGGCGTCCACGCTGATCGACGCGACGGTGACGTACGAGCGCGACGCGATCGTGCACCCGGGTACGCAACTGCTGGGTGCGACCCACCTCGCCGAGGACGCCGAGGTGGGGCCGAACTCCCGGCTGAAGGACACCGTCGTGCACGCGGGCGCGCGGGTGGACAACACGGTCTCGGACGGTGCCGAGGTGGGCCCGGGCGCGACGGTCGGCCCGTTCGCCTACCTGCGGCCCGGTACGCGCATGGGCGCCAGGTCCAAGGCGGGTACGTACGTCGAGATGAAGAACGCCACGATCGGCGAGGGCACGAAGGTGCCTCACCTGAGTTACGTCGGGGACGCGACCATCGGCGACCACACCAACATCGGTGCGGCGAGCGTGTTCGTGAACTACGACGGGGTGGCCAAGCACCACACGACGATCGGGTCCCACTGCCGGACCGGGTCGGACAATATGTTTGTGGCGCCTGTCACGGTCGGGGACGGCGTTTACACCGCCGCGGGTTCGGTCATCACCAAGGACGTACCGTCCGGTTCACTGGCCGTGGCCCGGGGCCAGCAGCGGAATATCGAGGGCTGGGTCGCCCGGAAGCGTCCCGGGAGCGCGGCGGCTCAGGCCGCTCAGGCGGCCACGTCGGAGCCCGACGGCGAAAGCTGA
- a CDS encoding SMI1/KNR4 family protein yields MTTGRLGQQSAPPNAAYAGQVVHFPDPVRASRHPRGVRVDGNGHPVLSPYARAAAEIADPPPGFGIDELRLTDYVSANAALAASGHELWDTIPAVATPHGWTWHHVAGGRRMELVPVEVKALLRHHGGLATTAVDQNRRGTRPLQETRPAHFRLPKASVAVGEQQILQVEEDLGYRLPGAYRSFLKAAGGSAPVGAALDAELGLLVDQPFFTVREEAAVNDLVYVNKCLRDHFTKDFLGVAFVQGGIVAVKVRGQGVGSVWFCAYDDARDQDGWGVQERVDRLLLPCGEDFDAFLQRLAGNPPELETVANLMVDGGFARAVPVEG; encoded by the coding sequence ATGACGACAGGTCGGCTCGGGCAGCAATCCGCGCCACCGAACGCGGCCTATGCCGGGCAGGTCGTGCATTTCCCGGACCCTGTCCGGGCGTCCCGCCACCCCAGAGGTGTGCGCGTGGACGGGAACGGCCATCCGGTGCTTTCGCCGTATGCGCGTGCGGCCGCGGAGATCGCGGATCCTCCTCCGGGCTTCGGTATCGACGAGTTGCGGCTGACGGACTACGTGTCGGCGAACGCGGCGCTGGCGGCGAGCGGTCATGAGCTGTGGGACACGATTCCCGCGGTGGCGACGCCGCACGGCTGGACGTGGCATCACGTGGCGGGTGGCCGGCGGATGGAGCTGGTGCCCGTCGAGGTGAAGGCGTTGTTGCGCCATCACGGTGGGCTGGCGACGACGGCGGTGGATCAGAACCGACGGGGTACGCGGCCGCTGCAGGAGACCAGGCCCGCCCATTTCCGGCTGCCGAAGGCATCGGTGGCGGTGGGTGAGCAGCAGATCCTTCAGGTCGAGGAGGATCTTGGGTACCGGCTCCCGGGTGCGTACCGGTCGTTCCTGAAGGCGGCGGGTGGTTCCGCTCCGGTGGGTGCTGCGCTGGACGCGGAGCTGGGTCTGCTGGTGGACCAGCCGTTCTTCACGGTGCGTGAGGAAGCGGCTGTGAACGATCTGGTGTACGTCAACAAGTGTCTGCGGGACCACTTCACCAAGGACTTCCTGGGCGTGGCTTTCGTCCAGGGCGGCATCGTGGCCGTGAAGGTGCGCGGCCAGGGTGTGGGGTCGGTGTGGTTCTGCGCGTACGACGACGCGCGGGATCAGGACGGCTGGGGTGTGCAGGAGCGGGTGGACCGGCTGCTGCTGCCGTGCGGTGAGGATTTCGATGCGTTCCTCCAGCGGCTCGCGGGTAATCCGCCGGAGCTGGAGACGGTGGCGAACCTGATGGTGGACGGTGGCTTCGCGCGGGCCGTCCCGGTGGAGGGGTGA
- a CDS encoding ribose-phosphate diphosphokinase, producing the protein MTGIKTTGEKKLMLFSGRAHPELAEEVAHQLGVGLVPTKAFDFANGEIYVRFQESARGADCFLIQSHTAPINKWIMEQLIMLDALKRASARSVTVIVPFYGYARQDKKHRGREPISARLVADLMKTAGADRVLTVDLHTDQIQGFFDGPVDHLFALPILADYVGAKVDRSKLTIVSPDAGRVRVADRWCDRLDAPLAIVHKRRDKDVPNQVSVHEVVGNVEGRVCVLVDDMIDTGGTICAAADALFAHGAEDVIVTATHGVLSGPAADRLKNSKVSEFVFTDTLPTPGELEIDKITVLSIAPTIARAVREVFEDGSVTSLFEEQG; encoded by the coding sequence GTGACCGGGATCAAGACGACCGGCGAGAAGAAACTGATGCTCTTCTCCGGCCGCGCCCACCCCGAGCTGGCCGAGGAGGTCGCACACCAACTGGGTGTCGGTCTCGTGCCGACGAAGGCCTTCGATTTCGCCAACGGTGAGATCTACGTCCGCTTCCAGGAGTCCGCCCGTGGCGCCGACTGCTTCCTGATCCAGAGCCACACGGCTCCGATCAACAAGTGGATCATGGAGCAACTGATCATGCTGGACGCGCTGAAGCGCGCGTCGGCGCGGTCGGTGACGGTCATCGTGCCGTTCTACGGCTATGCCCGTCAGGACAAGAAGCACCGTGGCCGTGAGCCGATCTCGGCCCGTCTGGTGGCGGACCTGATGAAGACGGCGGGTGCGGACCGTGTCCTCACCGTCGATCTGCACACGGACCAGATCCAGGGCTTCTTCGACGGTCCGGTGGACCACCTGTTCGCGCTGCCGATCCTGGCCGACTACGTCGGTGCGAAGGTGGACCGGTCGAAGCTGACGATCGTGTCCCCGGACGCCGGCCGTGTGCGGGTCGCGGACCGCTGGTGCGACCGCCTGGACGCGCCGCTGGCGATCGTCCACAAGCGCCGCGACAAGGACGTGCCGAACCAGGTGAGCGTGCACGAGGTCGTCGGCAACGTCGAGGGCCGGGTGTGCGTGCTGGTCGACGACATGATCGACACGGGTGGCACGATCTGCGCCGCCGCGGACGCCCTGTTCGCGCACGGTGCCGAGGACGTCATAGTGACGGCGACGCACGGGGTGCTCTCCGGCCCCGCCGCGGACCGGCTGAAGAACTCCAAGGTCAGCGAGTTCGTGTTCACGGACACGCTGCCGACGCCGGGTGAGCTGGAGATCGACAAGATCACGGTGCTCTCGATCGCTCCGACGATCGCGCGTGCGGTGCGTGAGGTGTTCGAGGACGGTTCGGTGACGAGCCTCTTCGAGGAGCAGGGCTGA
- a CDS encoding SUKH-3 domain-containing protein: MRERTDLPGQQSRTSTTRFPVAVDAALRDAGWQPGRWDIRQAEEWADALRSHASPAGHRHAVFPAAVEAWAEFGGLRITSTAPGRQIAAAAVRIDPLSGLHLARTLGDLGRALETEVAPLGEEGDGQAVLAIDSEGRVYSIDHTGDWYLGSDIDRALETLMTGVQPSRLTSG; this comes from the coding sequence ATGCGCGAGCGGACCGACCTACCCGGCCAGCAGAGCCGGACCTCCACCACCCGCTTCCCCGTCGCCGTCGACGCCGCACTCCGCGACGCCGGATGGCAACCCGGCCGCTGGGACATCCGCCAGGCCGAGGAATGGGCCGACGCCCTCCGCTCCCACGCCTCTCCCGCCGGACACCGGCACGCCGTCTTCCCCGCAGCCGTCGAAGCCTGGGCCGAATTCGGCGGACTCCGCATCACCTCCACCGCACCCGGCCGGCAGATCGCCGCCGCCGCCGTGCGCATCGACCCGCTCAGCGGGCTCCACCTGGCACGCACCCTCGGCGACCTCGGACGCGCGCTCGAGACCGAGGTCGCCCCCCTCGGCGAAGAAGGAGACGGCCAGGCGGTCCTCGCCATCGACAGCGAAGGCCGCGTCTACTCCATCGACCACACCGGCGACTGGTACCTCGGCTCCGACATCGACCGCGCCCTGGAAACCCTCATGACGGGCGTCCAGCCCTCCCGCCTCACCTCGGGCTGA
- the pth gene encoding aminoacyl-tRNA hydrolase, translating into MSDATDPWLIVGLGNPGPDYAANRHNVGFMVADLLAERMGGKFKRAQKAQAQVLEGRIGPPGPSSRRVVLAKPMSYMNLSGGPVTALRDFYKVPTDHVVAVHDELDIDFGMLRLKLGGGDNGHNGLKSMTKAMGPDYHRVRFGIGRPPGRMQVADFVLKDFSSAERKELAYLVDRSADAVESLLAEGLERAQSAYNS; encoded by the coding sequence ATGTCCGACGCCACCGACCCCTGGCTGATCGTGGGCCTCGGCAATCCCGGTCCCGACTATGCGGCGAACCGGCACAACGTGGGCTTCATGGTGGCCGATCTGCTGGCGGAGCGGATGGGCGGGAAGTTCAAGCGGGCACAGAAGGCGCAGGCGCAGGTGCTGGAGGGGCGGATCGGTCCGCCCGGGCCGTCGAGCCGTCGTGTGGTGCTGGCGAAGCCGATGTCGTACATGAATCTGTCGGGCGGTCCGGTGACGGCCCTGCGGGACTTCTACAAGGTGCCGACGGATCATGTGGTGGCGGTTCATGACGAGTTGGACATCGATTTCGGGATGCTGCGGCTGAAGCTGGGCGGGGGTGACAACGGGCACAACGGGCTGAAGTCGATGACGAAGGCGATGGGTCCGGATTATCACCGGGTGCGGTTCGGGATCGGCCGGCCGCCGGGGCGGATGCAGGTCGCGGACTTCGTGCTGAAGGATTTCTCGTCCGCGGAGCGCAAGGAGCTCGCGTATCTGGTGGACCGGTCGGCGGACGCGGTGGAGTCGTTGCTGGCGGAGGGTCTGGAGCGGGCCCAGTCCGCGTACAACTCCTGA